The region GGTTATGTACAACACACATTTCTCACCTTAGTTTATCAACGTGTTTCAAATTTTACTGCAATAAATTGTTTATtcattaattatctttttacttaacatttgttttcaaaataatctGAATTTCTatgtatcatttttaatttttagtaattttcaGAGTATAactattttctataattttgatATCGATAAATCTAATGATAGAAATCTATGTGTGAAATTCAAATCATTCtaagaaaaagtaaacaaaaaaaaaaaaacaaatcaactGAAGATTATaagtaattttgtaaattttcgAAAATTTGATAAAGTTAGGTAAGAAATCACATTGTAAATAACTACTTTCTATCTTaagtaaatttaaatagaatagattatttaaatagctaaaaaaaaacagtatattaaaaggaaaagttTCTGTTAAGCttgttttactttaaaaaaatatgttttttatttttttcctaatttttacatttaatataaaaattatataatgggGCCACTTTTGACTAGTTAGTTCAGAAAAGACAAGGAATTCTTCCTCTTGACTCTTTTAGCAAGCTAATTTCCACAAATTCATTATAgtgtttcttaattttattatgaaaactTTGAATACCACACAAAATATGATTGATTGAAAACAAAGCAgtaaaatattttctcacaTTAATAACAATTGATTGAAAACTAGAAAACTAAGGTAATTAATAAGAGTATTTAGTGAATAGATTCCACTACTAAACtgttgtttccattaaaatcCAAATTGAAAATGGTGTCAACTCTAGTTATGCCACCAATGAACATTGCCGTCAGATATCTCTAATCCCAACACTAATGATGCTCTTTGAGACCACTGCCTTAACACAACTTCCTCAACTTTTGCTCACTAAAGTCAATTTCTTGTCTGCTTCCACTTGTTCCTCAGCAAACTCACACACAACCACAACCCAACAACCACCTGAACAAccctcttcttctttctctctcttcaccATCACCAGAACCAACAACATCAAGAACAAACAACAatccaagaaaaaaaaggaagaagagaaagaaagattGGATTTTTATTCTTACTTCGATGGACCCGAAGTTCGTCGGAAAGCCGCCGGCGACGGTGGACCTTGAACGCATGCCGGAGCGTGGGTCCCACCACCGTCGCTCCCACTCCGACACGTCGTTCCGCTTCGCCGCGAACTTCGACGACCTGCTCCTCTTCGACGCCTCCGACCTCGACATCTCCACGCTCCCCTCGCCGCTACCTCTGCCTTCGCCGGGGGCGTCCGGCGCGGTGCCGATTGCGGTAGATTCCGACGAGTCTGGCGGAAGGCCAAGGCCGGCGGGGGCGGTCGCCGGCGGGCACCTGAGGAGTCTGTCGGTGGGCTCCGATTTCTTTGACGGGATCGGGTTCGGCGGCGGCGAGGAGAGGGGTGGCGGAGGGAAGGGTGGCGGTGAGCGGAGGATGGGGCACCACCGGCACAGCAACTCCATGGACGGGTCCTCGACGACGTCGTTTGAGGCGGACTCGGCGATGATGATAGATGGCGTGAAGAAAGCTATGGCGCCTGATAAACTAGCTGAACTCGCTCTTATTGATCCCAAAAGAGCTAAGAGGttcgttttcttttttcattcttGTGTTCTTGGTGTCTTTATAGTAATAAGTTTAAGCgcaatttcattcttttttttgttatgtatttcttttatttgatagTTTCGCATACGTTGTTTTTTGCTGAAAATAATATGGTTACAAATTATATgaagttttattaatttgggGTGCTGCAAGAAGTGCCACTAAATCCTGCACTGATCATTAGTCTTATTTAAAGGATTGAAACTTGTGGACATATGAGGTCCTACTGAAGAGTCAAGGCTTATGGTGGCTATGAAAACcgtgttattattatcataaaggGGTGTTTTAGATTGTGAGGAAACTGGTTAAGAAATCATGGTTAGATGCACTGAttttggttttagaatgttttaTGTGTTTGCAGGATTTTTATCAATAGGCTATCTGATTGATGCAGTGGTgttgtcatattttttattaagttgttaTTCTTGCCTTTTTTTGTAATGCACAATTTTCTGCTGGATAATTAGGTGGTGAGGAAATAGGAATTGCAGGAttctttatcttattttttt is a window of Vigna unguiculata cultivar IT97K-499-35 chromosome 4, ASM411807v1, whole genome shotgun sequence DNA encoding:
- the LOC114182640 gene encoding transcription factor VIP1-like; its protein translation is MDPKFVGKPPATVDLERMPERGSHHRRSHSDTSFRFAANFDDLLLFDASDLDISTLPSPLPLPSPGASGAVPIAVDSDESGGRPRPAGAVAGGHLRSLSVGSDFFDGIGFGGGEERGGGGKGGGERRMGHHRHSNSMDGSSTTSFEADSAMMIDGVKKAMAPDKLAELALIDPKRAKRILANRQSAARSKERKIRYTSELERKVQTLQTEATNLSAQLTMLQRDTTDLTAENKELKLRLEALEQEAQLREDLNEALKEELQRLRAQSTRLGAIAGNPSFGGIFNQLASQLAMQQLSNSAPQQPQHQPQNHPPPPPSGQNHPNFMDFNQQK